Proteins encoded within one genomic window of Methanomassiliicoccales archaeon:
- a CDS encoding response regulator: protein MEPTIDDLDPDKPIQILIVEDNRADSLLLRNLIKETGIPSDLTVVNDGEKAIQFIRSLMNNGNQFPDLVLLDINLPKKNGHEVLSFMRKNAGLDDLCIVMCSGSISEEDEVMARLNGANAYLVKPIGATEMERMIESIKAILIALKEGETAPWFK from the coding sequence ATGGAGCCAACAATAGACGATCTGGACCCGGATAAACCCATACAAATCCTCATCGTGGAGGATAACCGGGCGGACTCCCTATTGTTGCGAAACCTGATCAAAGAGACCGGAATTCCATCCGATCTGACCGTGGTCAACGACGGAGAAAAGGCCATACAGTTCATAAGGTCGCTAATGAACAACGGAAACCAATTCCCTGACCTGGTCTTACTGGACATTAATCTTCCGAAAAAGAACGGACATGAGGTACTTTCCTTCATGAGAAAAAATGCCGGTCTTGACGATTTGTGCATTGTTATGTGCTCTGGGTCGATCTCGGAGGAAGACGAGGTGATGGCACGACTTAATGGGGCCAATGCCTATCTGGTCAAGCCAATAGGAGCTACGGAGATGGAAAGAATGATCGAAAGCATCAAGGCCATCCTGATAGCGTTGAAGGAAGGAGAGACAGCTCCCTGGTTCAAATGA
- the gltA gene encoding NADPH-dependent glutamate synthase, producing the protein MKGNEPGNVEATAISLKDEDVPMPRQEPHERVKNFSEVALGYTEEMALKEAARCLRCKNPQCRKGCPVDVPIPEFIECILQGEYAEGIALVKSKNALPAICGRVCPQEQQCQMKCVKGKKGDPVNIGRLERFLADWERDNEGYWPEAPAPTGKRVAVIGAGPAGLTAAADLVRSGHSVTLFEALHVGGGVLSYGIPEFRLPKEIVQREIDYVRRLGVEIKLGYLIGRIKTIPELLGQGYDAIFIGSGAGLPQWTGCPGENLGGIYSANEFLIRVNLMKAYAFPEQDTPIRVGKHLVVIGGGNVAIDCARISMRLGATVCLNYRRSRNELPARREEIENAEEEGLACKFLSAPVEFYGDEKGWVKSMRCTCMELTEPDEKGRQGVQPIPCSDFEIPVDTVIIAIGQTPNPIIQRTTEGLMTNPRNGTIVVDAEGRTNLEGVYAGGDIATGAATVISAMGAGKRAARSIHRYLMETPRGERTSTGN; encoded by the coding sequence GTGAAAGGAAATGAGCCTGGGAACGTGGAAGCGACTGCCATTTCTTTGAAGGATGAGGATGTCCCGATGCCGAGGCAGGAGCCTCATGAACGGGTCAAGAACTTCAGCGAGGTGGCCCTGGGCTATACCGAGGAGATGGCGCTCAAAGAGGCCGCCAGATGCCTGAGGTGCAAGAACCCCCAGTGCCGGAAAGGTTGCCCGGTGGATGTGCCGATACCCGAATTCATCGAATGTATACTGCAGGGTGAGTATGCTGAAGGCATAGCCCTGGTCAAATCAAAGAACGCATTGCCGGCGATCTGTGGACGGGTCTGTCCGCAGGAACAGCAGTGCCAGATGAAGTGTGTTAAGGGCAAGAAAGGGGATCCGGTCAACATAGGACGGTTGGAGCGTTTCCTGGCCGATTGGGAGAGGGACAACGAAGGCTACTGGCCTGAGGCACCGGCCCCGACCGGCAAACGTGTCGCGGTCATCGGGGCGGGACCGGCCGGGCTGACGGCCGCCGCCGACCTGGTCCGGTCGGGTCATTCGGTCACCCTTTTCGAGGCGCTGCATGTCGGCGGAGGGGTGCTCAGCTACGGCATCCCGGAGTTCCGTCTGCCCAAAGAGATCGTCCAGAGGGAGATCGACTACGTAAGAAGGCTGGGCGTCGAGATCAAGCTTGGCTATCTCATCGGTAGGATCAAGACCATCCCGGAACTGTTGGGCCAGGGCTACGACGCGATATTCATCGGCAGCGGTGCAGGACTGCCGCAGTGGACCGGCTGCCCGGGGGAGAATCTGGGCGGGATATACTCGGCGAACGAGTTCCTGATCCGGGTCAACCTGATGAAGGCATACGCGTTCCCAGAGCAGGACACGCCGATACGGGTCGGAAAGCATTTGGTGGTGATCGGCGGGGGGAACGTGGCCATCGACTGCGCCCGCATATCGATGAGGCTTGGAGCGACCGTCTGCCTGAACTACCGGCGCTCCCGGAACGAACTTCCCGCTAGAAGGGAGGAGATCGAGAACGCCGAAGAGGAGGGCCTGGCATGCAAGTTCCTAAGTGCCCCGGTCGAATTCTATGGCGATGAGAAGGGCTGGGTAAAGTCGATGCGGTGCACCTGCATGGAGCTGACCGAACCGGACGAGAAAGGTAGGCAAGGGGTCCAACCGATCCCCTGTTCAGACTTCGAGATCCCGGTCGATACGGTCATCATCGCCATCGGGCAGACCCCAAACCCGATCATCCAGCGCACGACCGAGGGATTGATGACAAACCCGCGGAACGGGACCATCGTGGTCGATGCGGAAGGAAGGACCAACCTGGAAGGGGTCTATGCCGGAGGGGACATAGCCACCGGTGCGGCGACCGTCATCAGCGCCATGGGCGCCGGAAAGCGTGCGGCCAGGTCGATCCACAGGTATCTCATGGAAACACCGAGGGGGGAGCGAACATCGACCGGAAACTGA
- a CDS encoding helix-turn-helix domain-containing protein, translating to MHALETSRILTEEYSAKILLATMGKPKSAFELSEKLGVPIAACYRKIKILEDSGLINCVERRLTQAGKRISLYKSNVKNAQIVFERNKIRANIELIDGTSQNSTFDVDMSVFMEMSKQPI from the coding sequence ATGCACGCACTCGAAACATCGAGGATATTGACCGAGGAATACTCTGCGAAGATACTCCTCGCTACAATGGGAAAACCGAAAAGCGCTTTCGAACTGAGCGAAAAACTAGGGGTCCCAATAGCCGCCTGCTATCGCAAGATAAAGATCCTGGAGGATTCTGGGCTTATCAACTGCGTAGAAAGAAGGTTGACCCAGGCAGGAAAGAGGATCAGTCTGTACAAATCGAACGTGAAGAATGCCCAGATCGTTTTCGAAAGGAACAAGATCCGAGCCAACATCGAGTTGATCGACGGGACGTCCCAGAACTCTACGTTTGATGTTGACATGTCCGTGTTCATGGAAATGTCCAAACAACCTATCTAA
- a CDS encoding NAD(P)/FAD-dependent oxidoreductase codes for MDYDLVIIGGGPAGLTAGICAVQSRMRTVIIDAAEAGGQPGMLYPEKEIHNFPTTQVVTGKDISKSFVEHALNKGCSINENEIVQEIIDVPDGFRVVTSKGSYTATAVIVAIGNGFFIPKKLDIPGAEEFEGRGVHYMMPPKEGFAGKRVMFVGGGNSALEMALMVCEIADICIVHRRGTFRADHCFIERVEESEIRTYMNAQVLRIEGDGKVEKVVLKVGDAEEEVPVDMVVIKVGMTPEPENLRRWNLDLEGEGIRVSQQMMTSRKGVFAAGDAVAYPGKYRQIVTSCSEGATAANSVIKYVKKLPN; via the coding sequence ATGGACTACGACCTGGTCATCATAGGGGGCGGGCCAGCCGGTTTGACGGCAGGCATCTGTGCGGTGCAGAGCAGGATGCGCACCGTCATCATCGATGCGGCGGAGGCTGGCGGACAGCCGGGAATGCTATATCCGGAAAAGGAGATCCATAATTTCCCCACAACCCAGGTCGTCACTGGCAAGGATATCTCCAAGAGCTTTGTGGAGCACGCGCTGAACAAAGGTTGCAGCATCAATGAGAACGAGATAGTCCAGGAGATCATTGATGTTCCGGACGGTTTCAGGGTCGTGACCAGCAAAGGGTCGTACACTGCCACCGCGGTCATCGTCGCCATTGGCAATGGCTTCTTCATACCCAAGAAGCTTGACATACCAGGGGCGGAGGAGTTTGAGGGCAGGGGCGTTCACTACATGATGCCCCCCAAGGAGGGTTTCGCCGGTAAGAGGGTCATGTTCGTCGGGGGAGGCAACTCCGCGCTCGAGATGGCCCTGATGGTCTGCGAGATCGCCGACATCTGCATCGTGCACCGCCGGGGCACATTCCGAGCGGACCACTGCTTCATCGAGAGGGTGGAGGAGTCTGAGATCAGGACCTACATGAACGCCCAGGTACTGAGGATCGAAGGGGATGGCAAGGTCGAGAAGGTCGTGCTGAAGGTCGGGGATGCTGAGGAGGAGGTCCCGGTGGACATGGTGGTCATCAAGGTCGGTATGACACCGGAACCGGAGAACCTGAGGCGTTGGAACCTTGACCTGGAGGGCGAAGGCATCCGGGTCAGCCAGCAGATGATGACCTCAAGGAAGGGCGTGTTCGCCGCGGGCGATGCGGTAGCTTATCCAGGCAAGTACCGGCAGATCGTCACCAGCTGCAGTGAAGGGGCGACGGCAGCGAATTCGGTCATCAAATACGTCAAGAAGTTGCCGAACTGA
- a CDS encoding sulfide/dihydroorotate dehydrogenase-like FAD/NAD-binding protein, protein MTFRILSKRQLAYKKTLFEVEAPDVAAKALPGQFLIVIAREGGERVPLTICEYDRQKGTVSFAFHEVGKTTKELGTLNEGDRLFNVTGPLGNPSNISRFGRVLCVGGSIMIAPILLQAKALKAEGNHVTTVLGCRGDEFLFMKEEASAVSDEVHVASDDGTAGTKGLDFLEELVSSERFDRCVVMGPVDMMKRVSEITRPYGIPTFVTLTPIMIDGMGMCGVCRVTVGGKMMFGCVDGPEFDGHQTNFDELIMRQRTMLPEERLSSILWETNGGCKCERK, encoded by the coding sequence ATGACCTTCAGAATACTGTCAAAGAGACAGCTCGCCTACAAGAAGACGCTGTTCGAGGTGGAGGCCCCGGACGTGGCCGCCAAAGCCCTGCCAGGCCAATTCCTTATCGTTATCGCCAGAGAAGGTGGAGAGAGGGTGCCCCTGACCATCTGCGAATACGACCGGCAGAAGGGGACGGTATCCTTCGCCTTCCATGAGGTGGGCAAGACCACCAAGGAGTTGGGCACGCTGAACGAAGGGGACCGGCTGTTCAACGTCACCGGGCCGCTGGGCAATCCATCCAACATCAGCAGGTTCGGCCGGGTCCTTTGTGTGGGCGGAAGCATCATGATCGCCCCGATACTGCTCCAGGCAAAGGCGTTGAAGGCGGAAGGGAACCACGTTACCACCGTCCTGGGGTGCCGGGGAGATGAATTCCTCTTCATGAAAGAGGAGGCATCGGCCGTCAGCGATGAGGTCCATGTCGCTTCCGACGACGGTACGGCAGGCACCAAGGGGCTCGACTTCCTCGAGGAGCTCGTTAGCAGCGAGAGGTTCGACCGCTGCGTGGTCATGGGTCCGGTCGACATGATGAAAAGGGTGAGCGAGATCACCAGACCATATGGCATCCCGACGTTCGTGACCCTTACCCCGATAATGATCGACGGCATGGGCATGTGCGGGGTTTGCCGGGTCACGGTCGGCGGTAAGATGATGTTCGGCTGTGTTGACGGCCCAGAGTTCGATGGGCACCAGACGAACTTTGACGAACTGATCATGCGCCAGCGTACGATGCTTCCGGAAGAGAGACTGAGTTCCATCCTTTGGGAAACGAACGGAGGCTGCAAGTGTGAAAGGAAATGA
- a CDS encoding hydrogenase 3 maturation endopeptidase HyCI, which translates to MYDHTREMEEELRAWLDGATGAVVAGIGNAIRSDDFVGVRIVESLEGKVSEKVHLIECETVPESFVDEIVEVIPSHVLLIDAALLGLEPGSVHLYEAEEVTNVPSISTHTLPLRVFCEYVRKMTGARIALLLIEPTNVDFGEGLTPETEAAAIRVEMALLKYLP; encoded by the coding sequence TTGTACGACCACACTCGGGAAATGGAGGAGGAATTGAGGGCCTGGCTGGATGGGGCGACCGGGGCGGTCGTGGCCGGGATCGGCAATGCCATCCGCTCGGACGACTTTGTGGGCGTGAGGATCGTTGAGAGCCTCGAGGGAAAGGTATCCGAAAAGGTCCATCTGATCGAGTGCGAAACTGTGCCGGAGAGCTTCGTGGATGAGATCGTCGAGGTCATTCCATCACATGTCCTCCTGATCGACGCCGCGTTGCTCGGCCTGGAACCGGGATCGGTCCATCTGTATGAGGCCGAGGAAGTGACGAACGTTCCCTCGATATCCACCCATACCCTTCCGCTCAGGGTGTTCTGCGAATATGTCAGAAAAATGACCGGCGCTAGGATCGCCCTATTGCTGATCGAGCCGACGAACGTTGACTTCGGCGAGGGACTGACCCCGGAGACCGAGGCGGCCGCCATAAGGGTGGAGATGGCGCTCCTGAAATATCTGCCCTGA
- a CDS encoding chemotaxis protein CheC, translating to MENTINEGSAYTPDQIDALREIGNIGASHASTALTTMLHQDILVDVPECYVCKTLEAPYVLGEPEQSVVAVYLGANGKEKGSMLLILTEEVATKMTDMLFSQNHNSTRKFSEEDREAIAEIGNICASAYLNAISGFLGITVLPTPPGIAVGMLSAVMEYPALLASEDHENLVIIKTHFITDQQKFPAYFIYIPDTETEKLLMEKFGIQ from the coding sequence ATGGAAAACACAATCAACGAAGGCTCGGCATACACTCCGGACCAGATCGACGCGCTGCGCGAGATCGGCAACATTGGGGCTTCGCACGCCTCGACAGCGCTGACCACCATGCTTCATCAGGACATCCTGGTGGACGTGCCGGAATGCTACGTCTGCAAGACGCTTGAGGCCCCCTACGTATTGGGAGAGCCAGAACAGTCCGTGGTCGCAGTATACCTGGGAGCGAATGGTAAGGAGAAGGGAAGCATGCTTCTGATCCTCACCGAAGAAGTGGCAACCAAGATGACGGACATGCTGTTCTCACAGAACCACAACTCGACCCGGAAGTTCAGCGAGGAGGATCGGGAAGCGATCGCTGAGATCGGCAACATCTGTGCCTCAGCCTACCTGAACGCCATTTCGGGTTTCCTCGGAATCACAGTGCTACCCACGCCTCCAGGCATCGCCGTTGGAATGCTCAGTGCGGTGATGGAATATCCGGCACTGTTAGCATCCGAGGACCATGAGAATCTGGTCATCATCAAGACCCATTTCATCACGGACCAGCAGAAGTTCCCTGCGTACTTTATTTACATCCCCGACACGGAGACCGAGAAGTTGCTGATGGAGAAGTTCGGGATCCAGTGA
- a CDS encoding oxidoreductase, translating into MAFYWAASCGGCEIAVLDINEKILDVVEAADIVFWPVAMDIKYDAVEAMPDGHIDVTFFNGSIRNSEQEHMARLLRSKSATLIAFGSCAHEGCVPGLANLSDSKGILGTVYHDNGQVIPNPETPVKEGTLRIPRFYDTVRTLGQTVDVDYYLPGCPPPVALITNALEAIVKGELPPKGSVLAPLPAVCDQCPRIRENKLISSIRRVHETVPEPERCLMEQGIICMGMATRSGCGAACLKVDMPCTGCGGAAPNQPDVGAGMITALAAILDLDKDSGKHSDEEVVKLIGQIKDPVGIFYMYSLPSSILQGKVVKQ; encoded by the coding sequence ATCGCGTTCTACTGGGCGGCCAGCTGCGGCGGCTGCGAGATAGCCGTGCTGGACATCAACGAGAAGATCCTCGATGTGGTGGAAGCGGCCGACATCGTCTTCTGGCCAGTGGCAATGGACATCAAGTACGACGCGGTGGAGGCCATGCCGGACGGTCACATCGACGTCACGTTCTTCAATGGCTCGATCCGCAACAGCGAACAGGAGCACATGGCGAGGTTGCTTCGCTCGAAATCAGCCACCCTGATCGCATTCGGTTCCTGCGCCCATGAGGGCTGCGTGCCCGGCCTGGCTAATCTCAGCGACTCAAAGGGGATATTGGGAACGGTCTACCATGACAATGGCCAGGTCATCCCCAATCCGGAGACGCCGGTGAAGGAAGGGACGCTCCGGATACCCAGGTTCTACGACACCGTCCGGACGCTAGGCCAGACCGTCGACGTGGACTATTATCTGCCCGGCTGCCCCCCGCCGGTGGCGTTGATCACAAATGCGTTGGAAGCTATTGTGAAGGGCGAACTGCCTCCGAAAGGGTCGGTGCTAGCACCATTGCCGGCAGTGTGCGACCAATGCCCACGCATCCGTGAGAACAAGCTCATCTCCAGCATCCGCCGGGTGCACGAAACGGTCCCGGAACCGGAACGCTGTCTCATGGAGCAGGGGATCATCTGCATGGGGATGGCCACCCGCAGCGGGTGCGGGGCGGCATGCCTCAAAGTGGACATGCCCTGCACCGGCTGCGGCGGGGCGGCGCCGAACCAGCCTGACGTGGGTGCCGGGATGATCACGGCCCTGGCAGCCATTCTGGACCTGGACAAGGACTCCGGGAAGCACTCCGATGAGGAGGTGGTCAAGCTCATCGGGCAGATCAAGGACCCGGTGGGCATCTTCTACATGTATAGCCTGCCCTCGTCCATCCTACAGGGGAAAGTGGTGAAACAATGA
- a CDS encoding hydrogenase iron-sulfur subunit codes for MNDNCLAAVRINQDLCSRCKVCYSLCPFDSIDLQPEEGRLSIDIQKCQVCGICTSACPVSAIEMSYYDYEGLLDYVRSASGEKPPETLVVMCRGNSPRNGEVEDILFSQGLSVTGYVPMRVPCAGRIPTNFIFHALKSGIRNIVSIQCHDEFCRMKEGTKIGTRRMLLGQALVQQLGYSENALKVVKYSRKAIRNNTECVGCGKCVFICPYGAIKGEPFSTPATDPEKCMGCGACQIVCPHHAIQVKGYEFEHIMASYGGAVEAMKGRGTGASVLVISCQWSEYAGLDNPEKILKGKNAMILEVPCFKGMDPVHVVGAFGRGFDGVMAVICSADDCKLHHGRDTSERQLNVLMAYLKKLDLLDRFEIHELSPRCDGEFVSKFEAFYEKISLMAPRTCALKKED; via the coding sequence ATGAACGATAATTGTCTTGCTGCCGTGAGGATAAACCAAGACCTCTGCAGCCGATGCAAGGTATGTTACTCCCTTTGTCCGTTCGATTCCATCGATCTTCAGCCGGAAGAAGGGAGATTGAGCATCGACATCCAAAAATGCCAGGTCTGCGGGATCTGCACCAGTGCCTGTCCCGTCTCGGCAATAGAGATGTCATATTACGATTACGAAGGACTATTGGATTACGTCCGTTCGGCAAGCGGTGAGAAGCCGCCAGAGACCCTGGTGGTGATGTGCAGAGGGAACTCGCCCAGAAACGGGGAGGTGGAGGACATATTGTTCTCCCAGGGTCTGAGCGTTACAGGCTACGTCCCGATGCGCGTTCCCTGCGCCGGACGGATCCCGACCAATTTCATCTTCCACGCCCTGAAATCGGGGATCAGGAACATCGTATCGATCCAATGCCATGACGAGTTCTGCCGAATGAAGGAAGGTACCAAGATCGGGACCAGAAGGATGCTCCTGGGACAAGCCCTCGTACAGCAGCTTGGCTACTCCGAGAACGCCCTCAAGGTCGTGAAGTATTCTCGCAAGGCGATACGCAACAACACAGAGTGCGTCGGTTGCGGCAAATGTGTTTTCATATGTCCTTACGGCGCGATAAAGGGAGAGCCTTTCTCTACCCCTGCGACGGACCCAGAGAAATGCATGGGCTGCGGTGCCTGCCAGATCGTCTGCCCGCACCACGCCATCCAAGTGAAGGGCTACGAGTTCGAGCACATCATGGCCTCGTATGGAGGGGCAGTTGAGGCGATGAAGGGACGAGGAACCGGGGCATCGGTCCTAGTCATCAGCTGCCAGTGGTCTGAGTATGCCGGTCTGGACAATCCCGAAAAGATCCTTAAAGGGAAGAACGCCATGATCCTGGAGGTCCCTTGCTTCAAGGGAATGGACCCCGTTCATGTGGTCGGCGCCTTCGGGCGCGGTTTCGACGGGGTCATGGCGGTCATCTGTTCGGCTGACGACTGCAAGCTCCATCACGGAAGGGACACCTCGGAAAGGCAGCTCAATGTCCTCATGGCCTACCTGAAGAAGCTGGACCTGCTCGACCGGTTCGAGATACACGAGCTGTCTCCCAGGTGTGATGGCGAGTTCGTAAGCAAGTTCGAGGCCTTCTATGAGAAGATCTCGCTCATGGCGCCCAGAACGTGCGCTCTGAAGAAGGAGGACTAG
- a CDS encoding alpha/beta hydrolase: MTGWKSWEPHAIRLSSNRRVIRVQLLSVQYGLEARALPPGYSLSTESESLNNTLNGLDLNEPFDIVAWSFGAEISLDYALNHPDMVRTLTLIEPPAVWVFGGKDPEDEAFRRMQEMGRTIRGSVTEEQLMIFLHDAGIVPEDVDPRTLPQWSGWNIHRQSLLNTMASMEHKDDPARLRNFERPVLLVKGTGSALWLHKVIDLLADNLPNSRVIELPGGHAPQLVSMDRFKEELSRFQG; this comes from the coding sequence TTGACGGGATGGAAGAGCTGGGAACCCCATGCCATACGGCTGTCATCAAACAGGAGGGTCATCAGGGTGCAATTGTTGTCGGTACAATATGGACTGGAAGCCCGGGCATTGCCTCCCGGGTACTCGTTGAGTACCGAGAGCGAGTCGCTCAACAACACCCTCAATGGCCTCGATCTGAACGAACCGTTCGATATTGTTGCCTGGTCGTTCGGGGCGGAGATCAGCCTGGACTATGCCCTGAACCATCCAGATATGGTACGCACATTGACGCTTATCGAACCTCCCGCTGTCTGGGTGTTCGGCGGGAAGGATCCCGAGGATGAGGCTTTCAGACGCATGCAAGAAATGGGGAGGACGATAAGGGGCTCGGTGACGGAGGAACAATTGATGATATTCCTGCACGATGCTGGAATCGTGCCAGAAGATGTGGATCCCCGGACCCTTCCGCAATGGTCCGGGTGGAATATTCACAGACAGTCGCTCCTCAACACCATGGCGTCTATGGAACATAAGGATGATCCGGCCAGGTTGAGGAACTTCGAAAGACCGGTCCTTTTGGTCAAGGGCACGGGTTCGGCGTTGTGGCTGCACAAGGTCATCGATCTGTTGGCAGACAATCTTCCGAATTCTCGAGTGATCGAGCTTCCTGGTGGGCACGCCCCTCAACTGGTCTCAATGGACAGGTTCAAGGAGGAACTCAGCAGGTTCCAGGGATGA
- a CDS encoding Ni/Fe hydrogenase subunit alpha, translating into MKEINIDPITRLEGHGSVSIFLNDAGEVENAYLKVPELRGFEAFCVGRPAELMPQITSRICGVCPVAHHLASVKALDAAFGVSPPNTAKKLRELQYMGSFIGDHTLHFYYLGGPDFIVGPDAPANKRNILGVIEKAGLDVAKEVIKHRAYGQKISEIIGGKSTHPVAGLPGGMSKALSEESRLSVLEMSRSSVKFAQFTLQLFHDLVLDNPKYMDMIKSDAYTMRTYYMGTVDAKNRVNFYDGEVRIVDPSGKEFERFAAKDYAEHIIERSEEWTYSKFPYLRNVGWNGFKAGADNGIYRVGPLGRLNTADGMATPLAQAEYDRMFGTLGKPAHGTLVFHWARLIELLYASERAVELASDPEITGTHVRNMPGAPGEGVGIVEAARGTLIHHYRLDQDALVKNVNLIVATTNNYPAICMSIRDAAQGLIHGGSVDEKVLNKVEMAFRAYDPCFGCATHFAVGQMPLEIQVYDDKKQLLRTVTR; encoded by the coding sequence ATGAAGGAGATCAATATCGACCCGATCACCAGGCTTGAAGGGCATGGCAGCGTTTCCATCTTTCTCAACGACGCCGGCGAAGTGGAGAACGCGTACCTGAAGGTGCCTGAGCTGCGGGGATTCGAGGCTTTCTGCGTTGGACGCCCGGCCGAGCTGATGCCCCAGATAACCAGCCGGATCTGTGGAGTATGCCCGGTGGCGCATCACCTCGCTTCGGTGAAGGCGCTGGATGCGGCGTTCGGCGTCTCCCCGCCCAACACCGCGAAGAAGCTGCGGGAGCTTCAGTACATGGGCTCCTTTATCGGTGACCATACGCTGCACTTCTACTATCTGGGCGGGCCGGACTTCATCGTCGGACCGGATGCTCCGGCGAACAAGCGCAACATCCTGGGTGTCATCGAGAAGGCGGGCCTGGACGTGGCCAAGGAGGTCATCAAGCACCGTGCTTACGGCCAAAAGATCTCTGAGATCATCGGTGGTAAGTCGACCCATCCTGTGGCAGGCCTGCCAGGTGGCATGAGCAAGGCCCTCAGCGAGGAATCGCGGCTGTCGGTACTGGAGATGTCGAGGTCTTCGGTCAAGTTCGCCCAGTTCACGCTCCAACTCTTCCACGATCTGGTATTGGACAACCCGAAATACATGGACATGATCAAGAGCGATGCCTATACCATGAGGACCTACTACATGGGCACGGTGGATGCCAAGAACCGGGTCAATTTCTATGACGGCGAGGTGCGCATCGTTGACCCATCGGGAAAGGAGTTCGAGAGGTTTGCGGCTAAGGACTATGCCGAGCACATCATCGAGCGGTCGGAGGAATGGACCTATTCCAAGTTCCCCTACCTGAGGAATGTCGGCTGGAACGGCTTCAAGGCCGGGGCGGACAACGGCATCTACCGCGTTGGTCCGCTGGGACGCCTGAACACCGCTGACGGAATGGCCACGCCTCTGGCCCAGGCGGAATACGACAGGATGTTCGGAACGCTGGGCAAGCCAGCGCATGGGACGCTGGTGTTCCATTGGGCAAGGCTCATCGAACTGTTATACGCCTCCGAACGGGCGGTGGAGCTGGCGAGCGATCCGGAGATAACCGGAACCCACGTCAGGAACATGCCCGGAGCACCCGGGGAAGGGGTCGGCATCGTCGAGGCGGCGAGAGGTACGCTCATTCACCACTACCGTCTTGACCAGGACGCGCTGGTCAAGAATGTCAACCTGATCGTCGCCACAACGAACAATTATCCGGCCATCTGCATGAGCATTCGGGATGCCGCCCAAGGCCTGATCCATGGAGGTTCGGTTGACGAGAAGGTCTTGAACAAGGTGGAGATGGCCTTCCGGGCCTACGATCCCTGCTTCGGGTGCGCCACTCACTTCGCGGTGGGACAGATGCCCCTGGAGATCCAGGTGTATGATGACAAAAAGCAGCTGCTCAGAACGGTGACACGCTAG